The proteins below come from a single Chryseobacterium sp. MA9 genomic window:
- a CDS encoding GIN domain-containing protein: protein MKKVVYTLMLMAVVSCGKVSPKGNIEKKDVDVSEFVNLDLEGKFRVFYARGPKNFVEIETYPNVANNLDVDVKDKTLFIKEKRGTKGVDFYNVTIYSKYNLEKVAVSDSVEVNISSEIKTDNFRLNMKNNASFMGSVNTRRAEVEMHNRSRANFLGLSKDAVIKISDTASLIAPYWKITNLNIDSKNGNYAEVNVKDSLKGHIQNTAKFIYYNDPIRAFKIDKTTKVENKKLE from the coding sequence ATGAAAAAAGTTGTATACACATTAATGCTGATGGCAGTAGTTTCCTGTGGAAAAGTTTCTCCGAAAGGAAATATTGAAAAGAAAGATGTGGATGTTTCGGAGTTCGTCAACCTTGATCTGGAAGGGAAATTCCGTGTATTTTATGCCAGAGGTCCGAAGAATTTTGTAGAAATAGAGACTTATCCTAATGTAGCTAATAATCTTGATGTAGATGTAAAAGATAAGACACTTTTCATCAAAGAAAAAAGAGGGACGAAAGGAGTTGATTTTTATAATGTGACGATTTATTCAAAATATAACCTGGAAAAAGTAGCTGTTTCTGATTCTGTTGAAGTGAATATTTCAAGTGAAATCAAAACAGACAATTTCAGACTTAATATGAAAAATAATGCAAGCTTCATGGGATCTGTGAATACCAGAAGAGCAGAAGTAGAAATGCATAACAGAAGCCGAGCCAATTTCCTGGGATTGTCCAAAGATGCTGTTATAAAGATTTCAGATACAGCAAGTTTAATTGCTCCTTACTGGAAAATTACCAACCTGAATATTGATTCTAAAAACGGAAATTACGCAGAAGTAAATGTAAAAGATTCGTTAAAAGGACATATCCAGAACACTGCAAAATTTATCTATTATAACGATCCTATCAGAGCGTTCAAAATTGATAAGACAACGAAAGTTGAGAACAAGAAATTAGAGTAA